The Paenibacillus spongiae nucleotide sequence CGATGCATAGGGCAGCCAATCCGCGTTGCGAGCCTCTGCGGCCCATCTCATGGAGCAGAGTGACAAGGACGCGGGCGCCGCTTGCTCCGATCGGATGGCCGAGTGCTATGGCTCCGCCATTCACGTTGAATTTATCGGAATCAATGTCAAAATGCTTGCTGTAAGCCAGCGCCTGTGCGGCGAAGGCTTCGTTGACTTCCAGCAGATCGATGTCGTTCATCGTTAGAGCGGTCTTCTCCAAAGCCCGTTCAGTCGCCGGAATCGGACCGGTTCCCATCATCGAAGGATCGACGCCTGCCGTAGCGTGTGCAAGTATGGTCGCGAGCGGTTTGATCCCAAGCCGGGCTGCACGGCGTTCAGACATGATCACCAATGCGGCGGCACCGTCATTGATACCGGATGCGTTGCCAGCGGTCACCATTCCGTCCTGTCTGAAAGCGGGCCGCAATCTCGCGAGTCCCTCCAATGTTGTATCGGGGCGGGGATACTCATCCTTGCTAACCAATTGCGTTTCGCCTTTCTTCTGAGGGATCGATACCGGGGTCATTTCGTCATCGAATTTACCGGCATCCACAGCGGCTTTGGCTTTCTGTTGGCTCTCCCATGCAAATCGATCGAGCTGCTCGCGCGTGAACCCATACTGTTCACTAATGTTCTCGGCGGTAATTCCCATATGGTAATCGTTCGCGGCGCACCATAGGCCATCTTGAATCATGGAATCGACTGCGGTCTGATGCCCCATTCGATAACCGGAACGGGCACCATGCAATAGATAGGGGGCTAAGGTCATATTTTCCATACCGCCGGCAACGATAATGTCGCGCTCGCCGCAGCATATGGCGTTGAACGCAAGGCTGACGGCCTTCATTCCTGAGCCGCATACATGATTAATCGTCATTGCGGGTGCATGAATGGAAAGACCTGCCGACAGAGCCGCTTGCCGAGCGGGGTTCTGTCCAAGGCCTGCCTGAAGAACGTTACCCATGACAGCCTCGTCTACTTCCTGGGGATTAATGCCCGCGCGCCGTACGGCTTCTGCGATGACGACAGAGCCAAGACGAACTGCGGACACGTCCTTATACAACCCATTCAAGCTGCCAATTGGCGTACGTACTGCGCTTGCGATAACCACGTTGTTCATCGTCCGTGCTTTAACCCCCGTCAAGACAATCACCCTTCCTGGTGAAAATTCGATTTGAGTGTAAGCAAGCGCTGCAGGCTGCTCCGAAGCCGATCTGCAGTACGATATACATCATCATATTCATAGAAGCCGCGTCCGCTCTTAACGCCAAGCTCACCGCGGCCTGTTTTTTCAACGATGGACTGCGGTGCTTCGATGCTGTTAGCCAGTTCCGGGAAGAGATGACCGGTCACTTTGGCCCAGATGTCCAGTCCGCCAAGATCTGCGACCTCGAACGGACCTTTGAATGCCCAGCGCAAGCCGAGACCTTCTCGAACTGCCGTGTCGATCTGGGCGGCATCGGCAACACCATTTTCCAGCAAGTAACATGCTTCTCTCATTAATGCGGCTTGCAAACGGTTGGCGATAAAGCCGGGAATGTCCTTGTTCAAGACTACAGGTGATTTTCCGCATCGCTGCAGCAAGGAGGCGACTTCACATACTATGCTTGAGGATGTTGAAGGCAAGGCGACAATCTCTACCAGCGGAATGTAATCGGCAGGATTGAAGAAGTGGGTGATGAGCATGCGGTCACGGATCGCTAAGTCCGCAGTCAGGTCATGAAGCTGGAAGGTCGATGTGTTGGAGGCGACGATCGCTGACGGTTTAATGAGTTTGTCCAGCCGACCGAATATTTCACGCTTAATGTCCATTTGTTCGGGAACGGCTTCCACAATCAGGTCCGCTTCTGAAACCGCTTTCTCAAAATCGTTTGCCAAGACAAGAGAGGGTGGAAGAAATGGGTCTGATAGCGGCTGTATATTCGGGTCGTATACGGTCACCCGGCAGCCGTGACCGGCAAACAGCCGGGCGATTCCCAGTCCCATCGTTCCTGCTCCCAATACGGTAATGGCTGTAATCATAACAAGCCTCCTTGGCGATATCATTAATCACATTGTACTCGCGGCATTTCTATGAGTAAAATACATATAAGGCATACTATTTATTCCATTTTTCAATAGATAAAGGGTGTGGCAGGACGATGGATTTACGGCAATTAAGCTATTTTCTCGAGGTCGCTCAGCACGCGAGCTTCTCTAAGGCAAGCCAATCGATTCATCTCTCGCAGCCCACGCTAAGCAAAATGGTGAGGAACCTGGAGAATGAACTGGGCATCGTTCTCTTCGACCGATCCACCCGTAGAGTCGTGTTGACGGAAGCAGGCAAATTGGTTCAGACGCACGCGCAAGCAGTCATCAATGCCAGGCAGCAGCTGTTAGCTGCGGTAGAAGACTTAACGGAGATGAGAAGGGGACAATTTGCGTTGGGACTGCCTCCGGTCATCGGGGCAAGCTTCTTTCCGAAGGTCATTGCGGATTTTCATCAGCTGCATCCTGACATCGCGATCCATATCGTGGAAGAGGGAGGCAAACGGATCGAACAGCTTCTCCTTGAAGGGAAGATTAATCTGGGGGTCATCGTGCTGCCTGTCGATGAAGGATTATTCGACATTATCCCAATCGTGCAGCGGCATCTGAACCTCGTTCTCCCCCACGCGCATCCGTTGTCCAGGAAACGAAAGGTTCGGCTTGCGGACCTGAGGGATGAGCCATTCATCCTGTTTCGCCAGGAATTCAATTTGCATGACCGCGTGAAGGCAGCCTGTATTCGGGAGGGATTCGAGCCCCGGGTTGTCTATGAAAGCGCGCAATGGGATTTCATCTATGAGTTGATCTGCGCGAACCAGGGTATCTCCCTCCTTCCGGAGACGATATGCGCGAAGCTCGATACGGGCAAGGTTCGTGTCATCCGGCTGATCGAACCGAGCATCCATTGGGATTTGGCTATCATACGGAAGAAGGGAGGTTACATCTCTCAGGCGGCTCAAGGTTGGATTGAGTTCGCTCAGCATGTGTTTGCGAATCGTCAGTAAAGCTCATTTTGTATTCTGTCGAGGGAGGGAACGGGGATGGCTCATTCACAATCGCTATCAGTAGGAGGCGTGTTGGTTAAAGACGGTGAAGTGTTATTGGTTCAAATCGGTTACGGAAACAATAGAGGGCAGTGGATGATACCGGGAGGACTCGTGGACCCGGGGGAGTCATTAGAGGAAGCTGTCGTACGGGAGGTTCGGGAAGAAACGGGATTATCCGTTCAGCCGAGCCGGATCATTGCAATCCGCAGCGGGGTAGTACGCTTCAAGCGTCTGGAGCTCCTTATTGACATAGGGGTAACGAGGCCAATAAAAAAGACACCTTGCCGGTGTCAGTTGTTGTTTTTGGGTGATTTTAAATTAAGGGGCACCTATTCCGGCTCCCTATAATCGTATTATAAACGGCGGTTTAATATAAGTCTATACTTGTTGGAAAAAATTCTATATCCTATTTCATGCCGGATTAAATATTACCTAGATCGGCATGAGGGGGATGGATATTACGAAGTATATACGCTGCTTCTTGGATTCAGCATCGATCTTGTACCGGGTGGAACGTTCGCCTGTTCTCGTATTGGCCGTCATGCTGCTCTTGGGTACCTTCATCATGCCTGTGGAGCTGTGGCTGGTCAAGACGCTCGTCGACCGCGTTCAAGCATGGGCTGCCCCAGCCCCGATCGGCCCTATACTTGCAGCAGCTTCTTGGTTGGCCGCGCTCATGATCATCAACAATATCGGATTCGTCCCTGTCCCGCTCGCCATGACAAGATTGAGCGAAATTGGCACGCTCGAGGAACAGCGGCTTCTGCTGTATAAAACCTCCAAACTTCCTCTCACTCTGGTTGAAGCGCCTCGCATGAAGGATCTCCGCGAACGCGCGCTGCAGGTCTCATTATTTACCGTTTACGATACAGGCTGTCAGCTGCTGCAGGTTTCGCTGCAGTCGGCGGTATTAATTGCACTCATGCTGGCATACGGCCAATGGATCCCGGTTATCGCGATCAGCGCGGCGGCACTGCTCCAAATGTACGTTATGGGGAAGTCAGCTGCAAGCCTCGAGCGGTTAAGCCGCGAGCAGACATCGGGCAGCAGACTGCTCCGGCATTATGCAGCGCTGATGACGAAACGCGAAGCGGCCAAGGAAATCCGTCTGTTCGATATCGGAACGATCTTGTCCGGACGCTGGTTAGAGCTGTACCAAAGACAATCGCGTGAAAAATGGACCATCGTCCGTTCCTCCGAGCTGCGCAAGATCGGACCGGAGCTGCTCATGGTACTCGTCGGTGGATTGCTCGTCTCGCTGCTCGTATTGCTGCCGGGAGCAAGCAAGCTTACCGCCGGTGAATTCACGTTGTTATTCATGGCTTTGACGCTGCTGTTGTCGCAGTTGAAGAGCCTGATCGGTCATGCAGCCTCCATGCAGACCCAATATATGAGATGGGCAGATTTTCGAGCCTATATGAATCTTGAAGAAGATCATAGATTCGAGATTCACCATGCATTGGAGGCTCGAAACACAGATACGTCAGGTAAGGCTGAGACCGCTAATATTGGCACAGTCATAAGAAAATACTCGGACAGCATTACAGAGAGTCCACCCAACGAAACTGTGCGCGGGACGTCATTGGAAATCCGCAAGCTTCATTATCGTTATCCCAACACTGAACGGGAGACGCTGCACGATATCAGTCTGACGATTCCTTCGGGCTGCAGGGCTGCTCTGGTCGGCGAGAACGGATCGGGCAAATCGACGTTAATCAAGCTGTTGACGGGGATGTATATGCTGGATCGCGGCGAAATCGTCTGGAGCGGCGAAGGGGGAAGGAGCTTGAAGGATGGGAAGCCCGGAGAAGGTTCAATATCTGCGGTCTTTCAAGATTTTACCCGGTTGTTTGTCACGCTGCGGGAGAACGTTGCGCTTGGCAACCTGACGGAGATGCATCATGATGCACGATTAAGGAATGCGCTTCGATCGGCGGGCAGCCGGCTTGGCGACTTGGACATGCAGATCGGTTCGCCCTTTGGCGGAATGGAACCCTCCGGCGGGCAGTGGCAGCAGATCGCAACTGCCCGCGCGCTTCTTCGGGATGCGGGATTCGTATTCTTCGACGAGCCGACGGCAGCCCTCGATCCTCAGACGGAGAAGAAAGCCTTCGATCTGTTCCTGCGCGTAACCGAAGGGCGTTCGGCTCTGCTTGTCACTCATCGGCTAGGGGCCGCGAAGCTGGCGGATGTCATATTCGTCCTCAAGCATGGCCGGCTCGTGGAGCAAGGAACCCATCAGGAGTTGATGAAACGAAAGGGGGAATACAGCCGAATGTTCCAGCTGCAGGCTTCATGGTATGCGTGAACGAGCTGCGTCGCAGTGAAGCAGATGGCATAAAGATTTGACTACCCTCTGCTCGCAAATTATAACGATACGCTGGGGTGAATGGATGAATATTACTACACGTGCTGGGACTGTTCGCAGTATCGGACAACTGATATGCCGGATATCGAGAGCGATGCCCGTATTGACCTTGATTTGGCTCGGAATTCCGCTGCTGCTCGGCGTTCTCATCATACCGGGGTATGCGGCCCAGAAGGATTTGATTGATTTGTTCATTGGCGGTTCGGACGGACGAGATTGGGAATCGATGCTCAAGGAGGCGCTGCTGCCGCTCATTATCTTTACGGGTGTTGCTTTGATCCGATCCCTGCTTGCCGCATGCCAGAACGCAGCCGATCCCATGCTTAGCGACCGGGCATCGATGCTCCTTCAATCCGAATTGCATCGTCGGGCGATCCGTGTTCCGTTAGAAAGAATGGATCAATCCGACTATTATGACCGGCTGCAGCGCGCCGAGACCGTAGCGGGTGGGGACGTGCTTGGCATCTTGAAGAATGTAATTGTTTTTCTTACCCTTTTGTTTGAATTGATTGGCCTCCTAATTGTGGTATCGCTTGCCCATCCCGTCGTTTGCATTCTGCTGGTCATCGTCTACGCCATATCCTTCATCATCCGGCTGGAATCCGATATCGTCGTGCGCCGTATGAATCGGGACCTGACCCGATCGGGGCGGCAATCCGATTACCTGCGCGAAGTCGTGACGAAGCCGGAGACGGTGAAGGAAATGCGGATATTCGGCTCGATCGGCTATTTGATTGATAAGTGGCATGATACGATGCGTCAGTCGCTGTCACTGCGGATGAATGCGCGGAGAAGAGAAATCAAGCGGGGTATGATCATATCGGCTGTTCAGATTGCGGGCTTGTTCGGAGCGATCATGTGGATGGCATTGAATCTCGGTTCCGGCGGCTTCACGGCGGGTACGCTCGTCATTGTGTTTCTGGCGATGCGGCAGGCATACGGCATATCCGGAAGAATGGTTCATCCCATCAGCAAAATCTATATTCAGAGTACAAAGATCATGGATTTAAACGACTATTTGAAAGAATCTTCGGCGGGGGATGAGGCTGACAAGGAGGGGATCGCACCACCGCTCCCGAATCCGGGGACTTCGTGTTTAATCGAGTTTGACAACGTTACGTATCAATATTCCGGTGCGCAAGAACCGGCATTGCATGAGATTCGGTTGACGCTGAACCCTGGCGAGACCGTGGCGCTGGTCGGCGAGAACGGGGCTGGCAAATCGACGCTCGTCCGTTTGCTGCTCGGCTTGTATCAACCAACTAGCGGGCGAATAATATGGGACGGAGTCGATATGAGAGCGTTAGACCCGGTGAAGCTTAGCAGCTCGATGTCAGCCGTCTTCCAGGATTTCGTCCGTTACGAAACGGTACTGCGCGATAACGTCGGCTTCGGGTTCCAGGAACAGCTTGGCAAGGACGCTTATTTGCGCCGCGCCCTGCAGGCAGGTGGGGCTGGCAGTCTGGAAAGCGAATGCGGCGGACTCGACAGTCCCGTTGGATTGCTGGCGGAGGGCGGAAGAGAGCTAAGCGGCGGACAATGGCAGCGTCTGGCCATCGCCCGGGCAGCTCTGCGCAGCCCCAAGCTGCTCGTGCTTGACGAGCCGACGGCGGCGCTCGATCCGCAGCATGAGACCGAGCTTTACCGGTCGTTCCGCGAGTTGGCGCAAGGCCGCACGACTTTGTTCGTATCGCACCGTCTCGGCTGGGCGCGCTACGCGGATCGGATTATTGTCATGCGGGGAGGACGGATCGTAGAAGAGGGCTCGCACGAAACGCTGCTGAAGGCAGATGGCGTATACGCGGCCATGTTTCGGTCGCAAGCGGAATGGTATTGCAGCACTGCGGGGGAAGGGGAAGGCAGGGTTAGCGGGAATATAATGCGATAAAATGGAATTTATTGCAACTTTAAGGGGCGCGATATCGTTCAGAATGATGAGTCTATCATCA carries:
- a CDS encoding ABC transporter ATP-binding protein, with translation MNITTRAGTVRSIGQLICRISRAMPVLTLIWLGIPLLLGVLIIPGYAAQKDLIDLFIGGSDGRDWESMLKEALLPLIIFTGVALIRSLLAACQNAADPMLSDRASMLLQSELHRRAIRVPLERMDQSDYYDRLQRAETVAGGDVLGILKNVIVFLTLLFELIGLLIVVSLAHPVVCILLVIVYAISFIIRLESDIVVRRMNRDLTRSGRQSDYLREVVTKPETVKEMRIFGSIGYLIDKWHDTMRQSLSLRMNARRREIKRGMIISAVQIAGLFGAIMWMALNLGSGGFTAGTLVIVFLAMRQAYGISGRMVHPISKIYIQSTKIMDLNDYLKESSAGDEADKEGIAPPLPNPGTSCLIEFDNVTYQYSGAQEPALHEIRLTLNPGETVALVGENGAGKSTLVRLLLGLYQPTSGRIIWDGVDMRALDPVKLSSSMSAVFQDFVRYETVLRDNVGFGFQEQLGKDAYLRRALQAGGAGSLESECGGLDSPVGLLAEGGRELSGGQWQRLAIARAALRSPKLLVLDEPTAALDPQHETELYRSFRELAQGRTTLFVSHRLGWARYADRIIVMRGGRIVEEGSHETLLKADGVYAAMFRSQAEWYCSTAGEGEGRVSGNIMR
- a CDS encoding ATP-binding cassette domain-containing protein codes for the protein MDITKYIRCFLDSASILYRVERSPVLVLAVMLLLGTFIMPVELWLVKTLVDRVQAWAAPAPIGPILAAASWLAALMIINNIGFVPVPLAMTRLSEIGTLEEQRLLLYKTSKLPLTLVEAPRMKDLRERALQVSLFTVYDTGCQLLQVSLQSAVLIALMLAYGQWIPVIAISAAALLQMYVMGKSAASLERLSREQTSGSRLLRHYAALMTKREAAKEIRLFDIGTILSGRWLELYQRQSREKWTIVRSSELRKIGPELLMVLVGGLLVSLLVLLPGASKLTAGEFTLLFMALTLLLSQLKSLIGHAASMQTQYMRWADFRAYMNLEEDHRFEIHHALEARNTDTSGKAETANIGTVIRKYSDSITESPPNETVRGTSLEIRKLHYRYPNTERETLHDISLTIPSGCRAALVGENGSGKSTLIKLLTGMYMLDRGEIVWSGEGGRSLKDGKPGEGSISAVFQDFTRLFVTLRENVALGNLTEMHHDARLRNALRSAGSRLGDLDMQIGSPFGGMEPSGGQWQQIATARALLRDAGFVFFDEPTAALDPQTEKKAFDLFLRVTEGRSALLVTHRLGAAKLADVIFVLKHGRLVEQGTHQELMKRKGEYSRMFQLQASWYA
- a CDS encoding LysR family transcriptional regulator — its product is MDLRQLSYFLEVAQHASFSKASQSIHLSQPTLSKMVRNLENELGIVLFDRSTRRVVLTEAGKLVQTHAQAVINARQQLLAAVEDLTEMRRGQFALGLPPVIGASFFPKVIADFHQLHPDIAIHIVEEGGKRIEQLLLEGKINLGVIVLPVDEGLFDIIPIVQRHLNLVLPHAHPLSRKRKVRLADLRDEPFILFRQEFNLHDRVKAACIREGFEPRVVYESAQWDFIYELICANQGISLLPETICAKLDTGKVRVIRLIEPSIHWDLAIIRKKGGYISQAAQGWIEFAQHVFANRQ
- a CDS encoding 3-hydroxyacyl-CoA dehydrogenase family protein encodes the protein MITAITVLGAGTMGLGIARLFAGHGCRVTVYDPNIQPLSDPFLPPSLVLANDFEKAVSEADLIVEAVPEQMDIKREIFGRLDKLIKPSAIVASNTSTFQLHDLTADLAIRDRMLITHFFNPADYIPLVEIVALPSTSSSIVCEVASLLQRCGKSPVVLNKDIPGFIANRLQAALMREACYLLENGVADAAQIDTAVREGLGLRWAFKGPFEVADLGGLDIWAKVTGHLFPELANSIEAPQSIVEKTGRGELGVKSGRGFYEYDDVYRTADRLRSSLQRLLTLKSNFHQEG
- a CDS encoding NUDIX domain-containing protein, yielding MAHSQSLSVGGVLVKDGEVLLVQIGYGNNRGQWMIPGGLVDPGESLEEAVVREVREETGLSVQPSRIIAIRSGVVRFKRLELLIDIGVTRPIKKTPCRCQLLFLGDFKLRGTYSGSL
- a CDS encoding acetyl-CoA C-acetyltransferase — protein: MNNVVIASAVRTPIGSLNGLYKDVSAVRLGSVVIAEAVRRAGINPQEVDEAVMGNVLQAGLGQNPARQAALSAGLSIHAPAMTINHVCGSGMKAVSLAFNAICCGERDIIVAGGMENMTLAPYLLHGARSGYRMGHQTAVDSMIQDGLWCAANDYHMGITAENISEQYGFTREQLDRFAWESQQKAKAAVDAGKFDDEMTPVSIPQKKGETQLVSKDEYPRPDTTLEGLARLRPAFRQDGMVTAGNASGINDGAAALVIMSERRAARLGIKPLATILAHATAGVDPSMMGTGPIPATERALEKTALTMNDIDLLEVNEAFAAQALAYSKHFDIDSDKFNVNGGAIALGHPIGASGARVLVTLLHEMGRRGSQRGLAALCIGGGQGIAAIVERI